The proteins below are encoded in one region of Parvicella tangerina:
- a CDS encoding PhoH family protein yields the protein MQEKTIDLSGVDMLALFGPRGKFLKIIQAHFSKVKFVHRGTKLSIVGETSQLIDVEKKLKSLIKYLDKYNSLNEGNVTNILNKTEEEMFSNGGTDDVIVYGNKGHLVKARTVNQRKMVDSILGNDMLFAIGPAGTGKTYTAVALAVRALKNKEVRRIVLTRPAVEAGENLGFLPGDLKDKLDPYLQPLYDGLRDMIPREKLEEYLEDGVIQIAPLAFMRGRTLDKAFVILDEAQNTTENQMKMFLTRMGKSAKFIITGDVSQIDLPKHQRSGLTKSIDRLKGIQGIDFVFLDEQDVIRHQLVKRIIDAFD from the coding sequence TTGCAAGAAAAGACAATTGATTTATCGGGAGTAGACATGTTAGCCCTATTTGGCCCTAGAGGGAAGTTTCTAAAAATAATACAGGCTCACTTTTCAAAGGTTAAGTTTGTTCATCGAGGAACTAAACTATCTATCGTTGGAGAGACTTCTCAGCTGATTGACGTAGAGAAAAAACTGAAGAGCCTCATTAAATACTTGGATAAGTATAATTCGTTGAACGAAGGAAATGTGACTAACATACTGAATAAAACCGAGGAAGAGATGTTTTCGAATGGAGGAACTGATGATGTGATTGTTTATGGGAATAAAGGGCATCTTGTCAAGGCAAGAACAGTAAATCAGCGTAAAATGGTTGATTCAATTCTCGGGAATGATATGCTTTTTGCAATCGGACCTGCGGGAACAGGAAAGACTTACACGGCTGTGGCTTTAGCTGTTCGGGCGTTAAAAAACAAAGAAGTAAGAAGAATTGTGCTGACGCGTCCCGCAGTAGAGGCAGGAGAGAATCTTGGTTTTTTACCTGGAGACCTCAAAGACAAGTTAGACCCGTATTTGCAACCCTTATATGATGGTCTGCGTGATATGATCCCTAGAGAAAAGCTGGAAGAGTATTTAGAAGACGGTGTGATTCAGATTGCACCTCTTGCTTTTATGAGGGGGAGAACCCTGGATAAGGCTTTTGTGATTTTGGATGAGGCGCAAAATACCACAGAGAATCAAATGAAAATGTTCTTAACCCGAATGGGAAAGTCGGCTAAATTTATCATAACTGGTGATGTTTCACAAATTGACCTGCCCAAGCATCAGCGCTCTGGATTAACCAAATCTATTGATCGGCTAAAAGGAATTCAAGGAATTGATTTTGTCTTTCTGGATGAACAGGATGTTATTAGGCACCAACTTGTAAAGAGAATTATTGACGCATTTGATTGA
- a CDS encoding SAM hydrolase/SAM-dependent halogenase family protein produces the protein MKIVTLITDMGHRDFYVASVKGAIYSKIDDVTIVDISHEIKPFDIAHASYVLKNCYRDFPVGTIHIIGINPEETEDGKHLVIQHEGHFFIGADNGMFSLIFNETPEHIYEIDKGEALQQNHSFPTKTVFVEAAQKIANNAPISSIGTKIEQIKRRQLFRPTVEADVLKGTVTYIDTYGNIITNIDKSLFEEVQAGRPFKIYLTRAGYTISKIHKKYNEVPEGEKIAIFGSSNFLEIAINKGVDGSGGGASRLFGIKLNDTITIEFSDSH, from the coding sequence ATGAAAATAGTAACGTTAATAACCGATATGGGGCATAGGGATTTTTATGTTGCCTCGGTAAAGGGTGCAATCTACTCTAAAATTGATGACGTCACTATTGTAGATATCAGTCATGAGATCAAACCTTTTGATATCGCGCATGCAAGCTATGTGCTCAAGAACTGCTACCGTGACTTTCCCGTGGGAACAATTCACATCATTGGTATTAATCCTGAGGAAACTGAAGATGGCAAACATCTTGTCATCCAACACGAAGGACATTTCTTTATCGGAGCCGACAATGGTATGTTCTCCTTGATATTTAACGAAACCCCTGAACACATTTATGAAATAGACAAAGGGGAAGCGCTGCAGCAAAACCACTCCTTCCCTACCAAAACGGTATTTGTTGAAGCTGCTCAAAAAATCGCCAACAATGCACCTATCTCCTCTATCGGGACAAAAATTGAACAAATCAAGCGCAGACAATTGTTTAGGCCTACAGTTGAGGCTGACGTTCTAAAAGGAACTGTAACCTATATTGACACGTACGGGAATATCATTACCAATATTGATAAAAGCCTATTTGAAGAAGTTCAAGCAGGAAGGCCATTTAAAATCTACCTTACCCGCGCTGGGTACACCATTTCTAAAATTCACAAAAAATACAACGAAGTACCAGAAGGTGAAAAAATCGCCATTTTCGGAAGTTCCAACTTTTTAGAAATAGCAATCAATAAGGGTGTAGACGGTTCTGGAGGCGGAGCCTCTAGGTTATTTGGTATCAAACTAAATGACACCATTACGATCGAATTCAGTGATTCACATTAA
- the sufD gene encoding Fe-S cluster assembly protein SufD has product MTLLKEKNIDLPKSEISKSAVEAALAALESLEFPTRKVEDWRYAKLGKILNKELSIAGESEVDLTEVLIEGLDAFQVVFVNGRLNKELSNFPSEEGVVAKPLNEVSGDKYNELAKDSKEIFTAINTAYVQEGLYLEVEKNRKLSKPIYVINLFSGTQAIANTRNLIVAQTGAEVDIIQGFYGIHSKEFFNNSLTEVYVHANAKVSIDKIQNLGQEDRQISSEEVYQENDSTFMINTFQLGGEFIRNGVNIKVDGTNCHTEMNGFFNGKGKQYLDNHTRVDHLKSNCISSELYKGILRDSSTGVFNGKVIVHQDAQVIEAYQQNNNVILSDNAVMNTKPELEIYADDVKCSHGTTTGQFDEQAIFYLQARGVSKSAAKEMLVAAFAEEVFEKVENESVVEFVRSLM; this is encoded by the coding sequence ATGACATTACTGAAAGAGAAAAATATTGACCTGCCAAAGTCAGAGATTTCTAAATCAGCTGTTGAAGCTGCGTTAGCTGCTTTAGAGTCCTTGGAATTCCCTACTAGAAAAGTTGAGGATTGGAGGTATGCAAAGTTGGGTAAGATTCTGAATAAAGAATTGTCGATAGCTGGAGAGTCAGAGGTGGATTTGACAGAGGTCTTAATTGAAGGGTTAGATGCTTTTCAGGTCGTATTCGTGAATGGAAGATTAAATAAGGAGCTTTCTAACTTTCCTTCTGAAGAAGGTGTTGTGGCTAAACCACTAAACGAAGTTTCAGGAGATAAGTATAACGAGTTGGCCAAGGATAGTAAAGAGATTTTCACAGCTATAAATACAGCTTATGTTCAAGAAGGGTTGTATTTGGAAGTTGAAAAGAATAGAAAGTTATCCAAACCAATTTACGTGATCAATTTGTTCTCAGGTACACAAGCGATAGCGAATACAAGAAACTTGATCGTGGCGCAAACTGGAGCTGAGGTTGATATAATCCAAGGCTTTTATGGGATACACTCGAAAGAGTTTTTCAATAACTCATTGACGGAGGTTTACGTTCATGCAAATGCTAAAGTAAGTATTGATAAAATTCAAAACCTAGGACAAGAGGATCGTCAGATCAGTTCAGAGGAGGTTTATCAAGAAAACGATTCTACATTCATGATCAATACTTTTCAATTGGGAGGAGAATTTATTAGAAACGGTGTGAATATTAAGGTAGACGGAACAAACTGTCATACCGAAATGAACGGTTTCTTTAATGGAAAAGGGAAGCAGTATTTAGACAATCACACCAGAGTAGATCATTTAAAGAGCAACTGTATCTCCAGTGAGCTGTACAAAGGCATCTTGAGAGACTCTTCAACAGGTGTTTTTAACGGAAAAGTAATTGTCCATCAAGATGCTCAAGTGATTGAGGCTTATCAGCAGAACAATAATGTTATCCTGAGTGATAATGCTGTAATGAATACGAAGCCTGAGTTAGAGATCTATGCAGATGATGTGAAGTGCTCACACGGAACAACCACAGGTCAGTTTGATGAGCAAGCCATTTTCTATCTGCAAGCGAGAGGTGTGAGTAAGTCTGCGGCAAAGGAAATGCTTGTCGCTGCTTTTGCTGAAGAGGTGTTCGAAAAAGTGGAGAATGAGTCAGTGGTTGAGTTCGTACGATCTTTAATGTGA
- the sufC gene encoding Fe-S cluster assembly ATPase SufC — MIKIEGLKAEIEGKEILKGIDLTVNAGEIHAIMGPNGSGKSTLSSVLAGREEYEVTAGTVDYLGKDLLDLDPEERAWEGLFMAFQYPVEIPGVSNINFLKTALAEKAKYQGKETMAAKDFLKLVKEKSALVELNDKLKNRSVNEGFSGGEKKRNEIFQMAMLEPKLSILDETDSGLDIDALRIVANGVNTLKKDDNATVVITHYQRLLDYIVPDFVHVLYDGRIIKTGDKNLALELEEKGYDWLIKEHA; from the coding sequence ATCATTAAAATAGAAGGGCTAAAAGCCGAGATAGAAGGTAAAGAAATTCTCAAAGGTATTGACTTGACAGTGAATGCGGGGGAGATTCACGCAATTATGGGACCTAATGGTTCCGGAAAGAGTACACTTTCATCGGTGTTAGCAGGTAGAGAGGAGTATGAAGTGACTGCAGGAACGGTAGATTATTTAGGGAAGGATCTTTTAGACCTTGATCCTGAAGAAAGAGCTTGGGAAGGGTTATTTATGGCATTCCAATATCCTGTTGAGATTCCTGGTGTGTCAAATATCAACTTCCTGAAAACTGCTTTGGCTGAAAAAGCAAAGTACCAAGGTAAGGAAACGATGGCCGCAAAAGATTTCTTGAAGTTAGTTAAGGAGAAGTCTGCGCTGGTTGAATTGAATGATAAGCTGAAGAATCGTTCGGTAAATGAGGGGTTCTCTGGAGGAGAAAAGAAACGAAACGAAATCTTCCAAATGGCAATGCTTGAGCCAAAATTATCCATTTTGGATGAAACAGATTCTGGGCTCGATATAGACGCATTACGAATTGTAGCAAATGGTGTGAATACCCTGAAAAAGGATGATAATGCAACTGTTGTGATTACACATTATCAGAGGTTATTAGATTACATCGTTCCGGATTTCGTTCACGTACTTTACGATGGAAGGATCATTAAGACAGGTGATAAGAACCTCGCATTGGAGCTAGAGGAGAAAGGATACGATTGGTTAATCAAGGAACACGCATAA
- the sufB gene encoding Fe-S cluster assembly protein SufB — protein MKYTEEDLKEELKDKEYEFGFTTNVESDKAPNGLNEEIIRFISAKKNEPEWLLEYRLNAFRVWEKMTEPEWAHVKYEKPDFQAISYYAAPKKKEELKSLDEVDPEIRKTMDRLGISIEEQKKLTGVAVDFVMDSVSVATSFKEKLGELGIIFMSFSEAVKEHPELVKKYLGTVVPTSDNFYAALNSAVFSDGSFCYIPKGVRCPMELSTYFRINEAGTGQFERTLVVADEGSYVSYLEGCTAPQRDENQLHAAVVELVALDDAEIKYSTVQNWYPGDKDGKGGVFNFVTKRGLCETNAKISWTQVETGSAVTWKYPSCVLKGDNSIGEFYSVAVTNNHQQADTGTKMIHIGKNTKSTVISKGISAGFSQNSYRGLVKIGKGATNARNFSQCDSLLMTDRCGAHTFPYIECENSSAQLEHEATTSKIGEDQIFYCLQRGISEEKAISLIVNGYAKEVLNKLPMEFAVEAQKLLEISLENSVG, from the coding sequence ATGAAATACACAGAGGAGGATTTAAAAGAGGAGTTAAAGGATAAAGAGTATGAGTTTGGTTTTACTACCAATGTAGAGTCAGATAAAGCTCCGAATGGTCTTAATGAAGAGATCATTCGATTTATCTCTGCAAAAAAGAATGAGCCGGAATGGCTGTTAGAATATCGATTGAATGCATTCAGAGTTTGGGAGAAGATGACCGAACCGGAGTGGGCTCATGTAAAGTATGAGAAACCGGACTTTCAAGCGATTTCTTATTATGCTGCTCCAAAGAAAAAAGAAGAACTGAAAAGTTTGGATGAGGTCGATCCTGAAATCAGAAAGACGATGGATCGTTTGGGGATATCCATTGAAGAGCAAAAGAAACTTACCGGTGTAGCGGTCGACTTTGTGATGGATTCCGTTTCTGTTGCAACCTCGTTTAAGGAAAAACTTGGAGAGCTTGGGATTATTTTCATGTCTTTCTCAGAAGCTGTGAAAGAACATCCTGAGTTGGTCAAAAAATATTTAGGGACGGTTGTTCCTACTTCAGATAACTTTTATGCAGCTTTAAATTCAGCTGTTTTCTCTGATGGATCATTTTGTTATATACCTAAAGGAGTGAGATGTCCGATGGAGTTAAGTACTTATTTCAGAATTAATGAAGCTGGAACAGGGCAGTTTGAGCGAACATTGGTTGTTGCAGACGAAGGAAGTTATGTGAGTTACTTGGAAGGGTGTACGGCTCCTCAACGAGATGAAAACCAATTGCACGCAGCAGTAGTGGAGCTGGTAGCATTAGACGATGCTGAAATAAAGTATTCTACTGTACAAAATTGGTATCCTGGAGATAAAGATGGTAAAGGTGGTGTGTTCAATTTTGTAACCAAAAGAGGTTTGTGCGAAACAAATGCAAAAATCTCTTGGACACAGGTAGAAACAGGTTCGGCTGTGACTTGGAAGTATCCATCATGTGTATTGAAAGGTGATAATTCAATAGGAGAGTTCTACTCTGTTGCTGTAACTAATAACCATCAACAGGCGGATACGGGTACGAAAATGATTCATATTGGAAAGAACACGAAAAGTACGGTGATCTCAAAAGGAATCAGCGCAGGGTTTAGCCAAAATTCGTATCGAGGGTTGGTGAAGATTGGAAAAGGCGCTACCAATGCGAGAAACTTCTCACAATGTGATTCTTTATTGATGACAGATCGATGTGGGGCGCATACTTTTCCTTACATCGAATGTGAAAACAGTTCAGCTCAATTGGAACACGAAGCTACAACCAGTAAGATTGGAGAGGATCAGATCTTCTATTGCCTGCAGAGAGGGATTAGTGAGGAAAAGGCAATCAGCTTGATCGTGAATGGATATGCAAAAGAAGTATTGAATAAGCTGCCAATGGAATTTGCAGTTGAAGCACAAAAGTTATTAGAAATTAGTTTAGAGAACTCAGTAGGATAA
- the erpA gene encoding iron-sulfur cluster insertion protein ErpA: MIEVTDNAKNKAIQLMAEDGKPEHFIRVGVKGGGCSGLMYDLTFDNKISDEDKELESNGIKVVVDKKSYLYLVGTTLDYSGGLNGKGFVFVNPNANRTCGCGESFSL, encoded by the coding sequence ATGATCGAAGTTACGGATAACGCAAAGAATAAAGCCATCCAATTAATGGCAGAAGATGGTAAGCCCGAACATTTTATTCGTGTGGGTGTTAAAGGAGGTGGATGTTCAGGTTTGATGTACGACCTTACATTCGATAATAAAATTTCTGATGAGGATAAAGAGTTAGAAAGCAACGGAATCAAGGTAGTTGTGGATAAGAAAAGTTACCTCTACCTCGTTGGAACCACCCTTGACTACTCCGGAGGATTGAATGGTAAAGGATTTGTTTTTGTAAATCCGAATGCAAACAGAACATGTGGATGCGGTGAGAGTTTCTCATTATAA
- a CDS encoding ATP-binding protein, with the protein MKTRRIAILGPESSGKTTLANSLSSHFGATLSEEFARSYLSINGKNYEFNDLEYIAIRQFESNSQPTDHAYLIADTEILTVKIWSEVKYDKVSPKVLSLLDQQKFDFYLLCKPDIPWEKDPLREHPKFRHELFQMYESALQKLKWPYCIIEGENRAEKALKFIGRIS; encoded by the coding sequence TTGAAAACAAGACGCATAGCTATACTGGGCCCTGAAAGTTCAGGTAAAACGACCTTAGCCAACTCACTCTCCAGTCATTTTGGAGCTACGCTATCAGAGGAGTTTGCCCGTAGCTACCTCAGCATCAACGGAAAAAATTATGAATTCAATGACCTTGAATACATTGCGATTAGGCAATTTGAATCAAACAGTCAACCAACGGATCACGCTTATTTAATAGCAGACACAGAAATACTCACGGTAAAAATATGGTCTGAAGTCAAATATGATAAAGTATCTCCAAAAGTCTTAAGCTTACTTGATCAACAAAAGTTTGATTTCTACCTACTGTGCAAACCAGATATCCCATGGGAGAAGGATCCTCTGCGGGAACACCCCAAATTTAGGCATGAATTGTTTCAAATGTATGAAAGTGCATTACAAAAGTTAAAGTGGCCCTATTGCATCATCGAAGGTGAAAACCGAGCCGAGAAAGCATTAAAATTTATTGGAAGAATTTCCTAA
- a CDS encoding TonB-dependent receptor, with protein sequence MKTRFLFIVLGILSYSNFISQFNISGKVTSENGEPLVGATIQFKDAYTGSITDDQGNYIIKNVSNGAYTLIVRYIGFYSIEKTIEVAGNDQELSFELKEAEVILDQFSAIAIKAQETTPTTYSNITKADIRKANFAQDLPYLLDQTPSTVVTSDAGAGVGYTGVRIRGVDPTRTNVTVNGIPLNDPESHGVWWVNMPDFASSVDGMQVQRGVGTSTNGAAAFGASINIQTNEINEEPYAILDNAFGSFNTMRNTVKVGTGLIDGKFSFDGRLSRITSDGYVDRASSNLKSFYLSGAWLGKKSSLRANVFSGKERTYQAWWGTHESIIEGDEDAINAFADRNWLSDEERERMLTSGRTYNYYTYENEVDNYQQDHYQLHFTHKFNKKLNINLSGHYTYGAGYYEQYLKNEDLATYGLDYIELSSDTITNSNIIRQLWLENQFYGGVYSINFNHKGLKLTLGGAGNFYDGDHFGKVIWAEYASNGELGDHYYDNNATKLDINSYLKGTWTKGKLTLFGDLQVRNIQYEFLGLNDLGTNEVEGKQQVDYTFFNPKAGISYEAGKGIAYASFAVANREPVRNDFVQATPSSYPQPETLMDLEAGYRYRSKRLSANVNVYHMNYKNQLILTGEINNVGAYNRTNVDKSYRAGVEMEIGYQLLKNLNIGFNGTFSQNKIPTFIEYIDDYDNGGQIEIVHENVDLGFSPNVIVGGSINYQPLKGLTLSLLPKYVGKQYLDNTQNENRVMDAYFVTHFRASYSLKNIIGKELSIAFQLNNITNTLYENNGYTYSYYAGGETITENFYYPQAGRNFLTSLYLKF encoded by the coding sequence ATGAAGACAAGATTTTTATTCATTGTTTTAGGAATACTTTCGTATTCCAATTTTATTTCCCAATTCAACATCAGCGGAAAAGTCACTAGCGAAAATGGCGAGCCTTTAGTGGGTGCTACCATTCAATTCAAAGATGCCTACACCGGCAGCATTACAGATGACCAGGGCAACTACATCATCAAAAATGTATCTAACGGAGCGTACACCTTAATTGTTCGGTACATTGGTTTCTACAGCATTGAAAAAACGATTGAAGTAGCTGGAAACGATCAAGAGTTGTCTTTTGAGTTAAAGGAAGCTGAAGTGATTCTTGATCAATTCAGTGCTATTGCTATTAAAGCTCAGGAAACTACTCCAACAACCTATTCGAATATTACGAAGGCAGATATTCGAAAAGCAAACTTTGCCCAGGATCTACCTTACCTGCTAGACCAAACACCAAGTACTGTGGTGACCAGTGATGCAGGTGCTGGCGTGGGTTACACAGGCGTAAGGATTCGTGGAGTAGATCCAACCCGAACCAATGTTACGGTGAATGGTATTCCATTAAACGATCCAGAGTCACATGGGGTCTGGTGGGTAAATATGCCTGATTTTGCATCTTCTGTGGACGGAATGCAAGTGCAGAGAGGCGTTGGAACATCAACGAATGGTGCTGCTGCCTTCGGAGCCAGCATTAATATTCAAACGAATGAAATCAACGAAGAGCCTTATGCCATTCTTGATAATGCTTTTGGTTCGTTTAACACCATGAGAAACACTGTTAAAGTTGGAACTGGATTGATTGATGGTAAATTTTCGTTTGATGGAAGGTTATCCAGAATAACCTCAGACGGATATGTAGACAGGGCCTCTTCCAACCTAAAATCCTTCTACCTTTCTGGAGCCTGGCTGGGAAAAAAATCATCGTTAAGAGCTAATGTTTTTAGCGGTAAAGAAAGAACCTATCAAGCCTGGTGGGGAACGCACGAAAGTATCATTGAAGGTGACGAAGATGCAATTAACGCTTTTGCCGATCGTAACTGGCTATCAGATGAAGAGCGTGAAAGAATGTTGACCTCAGGCAGAACTTACAACTACTACACTTATGAAAACGAGGTAGATAATTATCAGCAAGATCATTACCAACTGCATTTCACACATAAATTCAACAAAAAGTTAAACATTAACCTCTCAGGGCACTACACTTATGGCGCTGGTTATTATGAGCAATACTTGAAAAATGAAGATTTGGCTACTTACGGTCTGGATTATATTGAACTGTCTAGTGATACGATCACTAACTCAAATATCATTCGTCAGCTCTGGTTAGAAAACCAATTTTATGGAGGTGTTTACTCCATCAACTTTAATCACAAAGGGCTAAAACTCACTCTTGGAGGAGCGGGCAACTTTTATGACGGGGATCATTTTGGTAAGGTCATTTGGGCTGAGTATGCCTCTAATGGCGAATTGGGAGATCACTATTATGACAATAACGCGACCAAGCTAGATATCAACTCCTACCTGAAAGGAACATGGACAAAAGGTAAATTAACCCTCTTTGGAGACCTACAGGTTAGGAATATTCAATACGAGTTCCTCGGATTAAATGATCTCGGCACCAATGAAGTTGAAGGAAAGCAGCAAGTTGACTATACTTTTTTTAATCCCAAAGCCGGAATAAGCTACGAAGCGGGGAAAGGAATTGCCTATGCCTCCTTTGCTGTGGCCAATAGAGAACCCGTGAGAAATGATTTCGTTCAGGCAACACCATCATCCTATCCTCAACCAGAAACCTTAATGGATCTGGAAGCGGGTTATCGCTATCGATCTAAGCGTCTATCAGCGAACGTAAATGTTTACCACATGAATTACAAAAATCAGCTCATCCTAACGGGTGAGATTAACAATGTTGGGGCATACAACAGGACAAATGTCGACAAAAGCTACCGAGCCGGAGTGGAAATGGAAATTGGCTATCAGCTATTGAAAAACTTGAATATTGGATTCAATGGCACATTCTCTCAAAACAAGATCCCAACCTTTATTGAATACATTGATGATTACGACAATGGCGGGCAGATAGAAATCGTTCACGAAAATGTTGATTTAGGCTTCTCTCCTAATGTGATCGTTGGTGGAAGCATCAATTATCAACCGCTAAAAGGATTAACCTTAAGCCTTCTTCCTAAATATGTTGGTAAGCAGTACCTGGACAACACCCAAAACGAAAACCGAGTTATGGATGCCTACTTTGTTACTCACTTTAGGGCGAGTTACAGTTTGAAGAATATTATTGGGAAAGAATTATCTATTGCTTTCCAGTTGAATAATATAACCAATACGCTATATGAAAACAATGGATACACTTACAGTTATTATGCTGGAGGCGAAACCATTACTGAGAACTTCTACTACCCTCAAGCTGGAAGAAATTTCCTAACGAGCTTATACTTGAAATTTTAG
- a CDS encoding YceI family protein has translation MKRILLLYLAIQSLHVYAQQLAIDKEKVRIEFLTSAKSTAGTIGGFEGQIVFNPNALEDSRISGSVDVNTLDTGNKLRDKHLKSDDFFDLKNFPRIYFESTSIRKASNSQKSNYRYRMEGVLTIEDSSHNEVIIFTFTDNIFAGEMTVSMTNYDLGLFSKKKGDKSEVTIKFTLPLK, from the coding sequence ATGAAACGAATTCTTCTTCTCTACTTGGCTATTCAATCCCTTCATGTGTATGCACAACAGTTAGCTATTGACAAGGAAAAAGTTAGAATTGAATTCCTGACTTCAGCAAAAAGCACTGCGGGCACAATCGGAGGTTTTGAAGGGCAAATTGTATTCAATCCAAACGCTTTGGAGGATAGTCGTATTTCTGGTAGCGTAGACGTTAACACTTTAGATACTGGTAATAAACTTAGAGACAAACACTTGAAATCCGATGACTTTTTTGATTTGAAGAATTTTCCAAGAATCTACTTTGAAAGTACTTCTATACGAAAAGCCAGTAATAGCCAGAAGTCCAACTATCGATATCGCATGGAAGGCGTCTTGACCATTGAAGACTCATCACACAACGAGGTGATCATCTTCACGTTTACCGACAATATCTTTGCTGGCGAAATGACTGTATCTATGACTAATTATGACCTGGGGCTTTTCTCTAAAAAGAAGGGAGATAAAAGTGAAGTCACCATCAAGTTTACCCTTCCATTGAAGTGA